One genomic region from Anabaena sp. PCC 7108 encodes:
- the aroC gene encoding chorismate synthase: MGSTFGHLFRITTFGESHGGGVGVIIDGCPPLLEISAEEIQFELDRRRPGQSKITTPRKEADTCEILSGVFEGKTLGTPIAILVRNKNTRPEDYDEMAQKYRPSHADATYDAKYGFRNWQGGGRSSARETIGRVAAGAIAKKILRQVANVEVIAYVKRIKDLEGVVDTNTVTLEDVESNIVRCPDSEIANTMISLIEQTGRDGNSIGGVVECVVRNVPKGLGEPVFDKLEADLAKAVMSLPASKGFEIGSGFDGTLLTGFEHNDEFYIDENGEIRTVTNRSGGIQGGISNGENIIIRVAFKPTATIRKEQKTVTKEREETVLAGKGRHDPCVLPRAVPMVDAMVALVLCDHLLRHHGQCKVL, translated from the coding sequence ATGGGCAGCACTTTTGGTCATCTTTTCCGAATTACGACTTTTGGCGAATCTCACGGCGGCGGTGTGGGCGTTATTATTGATGGTTGTCCCCCACTATTGGAAATTTCGGCTGAGGAAATTCAATTTGAGTTAGATAGAAGACGGCCGGGACAAAGTAAAATCACGACTCCTCGCAAGGAAGCGGACACCTGTGAGATTCTATCTGGGGTGTTTGAGGGTAAGACGCTGGGAACACCCATTGCAATCTTAGTCAGAAATAAAAATACCCGTCCTGAAGATTATGATGAGATGGCGCAAAAATATCGCCCTTCCCACGCAGATGCTACCTATGATGCAAAATATGGTTTTAGAAATTGGCAAGGTGGCGGTAGGTCGTCAGCTCGTGAGACAATAGGGAGAGTTGCAGCTGGTGCGATCGCCAAAAAAATTCTTCGTCAAGTTGCAAATGTGGAAGTTATTGCTTATGTGAAGCGAATTAAGGATTTAGAAGGCGTAGTTGATACTAATACTGTTACTTTAGAAGATGTAGAAAGCAATATTGTCCGCTGTCCAGATAGCGAAATTGCTAACACCATGATTTCATTAATTGAACAAACCGGTCGAGATGGTAATTCCATCGGTGGTGTGGTTGAATGTGTGGTGCGGAACGTTCCCAAGGGTTTAGGTGAACCAGTTTTTGATAAATTAGAAGCAGATTTAGCAAAAGCAGTAATGTCACTTCCCGCAAGTAAAGGTTTTGAAATTGGTTCTGGTTTTGATGGAACTTTGTTAACAGGATTTGAACATAACGACGAATTTTATATTGATGAAAATGGCGAAATTAGAACAGTAACTAATCGTTCTGGTGGTATTCAAGGGGGAATTTCCAACGGAGAAAATATCATTATCCGAGTTGCATTTAAGCCGACGGCTACTATTAGAAAAGAACAAAAAACTGTAACTAAGGAACGTGAAGAAACGGTTTTAGCCGGTAAGGGAAGGCATGATCCTTGTGTATTACCCCGTGCTGTGCCTATGGTTGATGCGATGGTTGCTTTGGTTTTATGTGACCATCTTTTACGGCATCATGGACAGTGTAAGGTGTTGTAG
- a CDS encoding SemiSWEET transporter, with protein MDFITLLGFAAGLLTTIAFLPQMFKTWKTKSAKDVSFVMLITFMSGLFLWLIYGIILGALPIILANGITLFLNFIILWLKLKYK; from the coding sequence ATGGATTTCATCACGCTTTTAGGATTTGCAGCCGGGTTATTAACAACAATCGCTTTCTTACCCCAGATGTTTAAAACATGGAAGACAAAATCAGCAAAAGATGTTTCATTCGTTATGCTGATTACTTTTATGTCAGGTTTATTTCTATGGTTAATCTATGGAATCATTCTTGGTGCATTACCAATTATTTTAGCTAATGGTATAACTTTATTTTTAAATTTTATTATTCTCTGGCTGAAATTAAAATACAAGTAA
- a CDS encoding radical SAM protein produces MTSSVFDSERLLFTPANPHNDAIPLIFAFPNEYTVGITSLGYQVVWATLAMRDDLQVSRLFTDTQEQIPRQPEILGFSMSWELDYVNIFNLLESLGIPLRASFRNKQHPLVFGGGPVLTANPEPFAEFFDVILLGDGENLLGNFIDAYKEVRNADKETQLKRLAQVPGIYIPSLYYVEYKTKDGEIKSINPIAAEIPEVVQKQTYRGNTLSASTVVTEKAAWENIFMVEVVRSCPEMCRFCLASYLTLPFRTASLENSLIPAIERGLKVTNRLGLLGASVTQHPEFTELLDYISQPKYDDVRLSVASVRTNTVTVKLAQTLAKRDTRSLTIAIESGSDKLRQIINKKLYNDEIIQAAINAKAGGLSSLKLYGMAGIPGEEAEDLEETVAMMQTVKKAAPGLRLTLGCSTFVPKSHTPFQWFGVNKQAEKRLQFLQKNLKPQGIDFRPESYNWSIIQALLSRGDRRLSSLLELTRDFGDSLGSYKRAFKQLKGQIPNLDFYVYANWSTEQVLPWNHLQGPLPQSTLIKHLSEAMSHFRSGSEVK; encoded by the coding sequence GTGACATCATCTGTATTTGACTCGGAACGCCTTCTATTTACCCCTGCAAACCCCCATAATGATGCTATCCCGCTGATTTTCGCTTTTCCCAATGAGTACACTGTGGGGATAACTAGCCTTGGCTATCAGGTAGTTTGGGCGACTTTAGCTATGCGTGATGATTTGCAGGTAAGTCGCTTATTTACAGATACTCAAGAACAAATTCCTAGACAGCCGGAAATCTTAGGTTTTTCTATGTCTTGGGAATTAGATTATGTGAATATTTTCAATCTTTTGGAATCTTTAGGAATTCCCCTTCGGGCTAGTTTTCGTAATAAACAACATCCCTTAGTTTTTGGTGGTGGACCAGTTCTCACAGCGAATCCAGAACCGTTTGCTGAGTTTTTTGATGTAATTTTATTGGGAGACGGAGAAAATCTGTTGGGTAATTTTATTGATGCTTATAAAGAAGTTAGAAATGCTGATAAAGAAACTCAATTAAAAAGATTAGCGCAAGTTCCAGGAATTTATATTCCTAGTTTATATTATGTAGAATATAAAACAAAAGATGGAGAAATAAAATCTATTAATCCCATTGCGGCTGAAATTCCCGAAGTTGTCCAAAAGCAAACTTACCGAGGAAATACTCTCTCTGCTTCTACTGTTGTTACCGAAAAAGCAGCATGGGAAAATATTTTTATGGTAGAAGTAGTGCGAAGTTGTCCAGAAATGTGCCGCTTTTGTTTAGCGAGTTATTTAACTTTACCTTTTAGAACGGCGAGTTTAGAAAATTCTTTGATTCCTGCTATTGAACGGGGTTTAAAAGTTACAAATCGTCTGGGTTTATTAGGTGCTTCAGTTACTCAACATCCTGAATTTACAGAGTTATTAGATTATATTAGTCAGCCAAAATATGATGATGTTCGTTTGAGTGTGGCCTCAGTCAGAACGAATACGGTAACGGTTAAATTAGCTCAAACTTTGGCGAAAAGAGACACGCGATCGCTTACCATTGCCATAGAAAGTGGTTCGGACAAATTACGCCAAATCATCAATAAAAAGTTATATAACGATGAAATTATCCAAGCAGCTATAAATGCAAAAGCTGGTGGTTTATCGAGTTTGAAGTTATACGGAATGGCGGGAATTCCAGGAGAAGAAGCGGAAGATTTAGAAGAAACTGTAGCGATGATGCAAACTGTTAAAAAAGCTGCTCCTGGTTTGCGGTTAACACTGGGATGCAGTACCTTTGTGCCTAAATCACATACGCCTTTTCAATGGTTTGGTGTGAATAAACAAGCCGAGAAGCGGTTACAGTTTTTACAAAAAAACCTAAAACCACAAGGGATAGATTTTCGTCCAGAAAGCTATAATTGGTCGATTATACAAGCTTTGTTGTCGAGAGGCGATCGCAGACTCTCTTCTCTGCTAGAGTTAACTCGTGACTTTGGTGATTCTTTGGGCAGCTACAAACGCGCTTTTAAACAACTTAAAGGACAAATTCCCAATTTAGATTTCTATGTTTACGCTAATTGGTCAACTGAGCAAGTTTTACCTTGGAATCACTTGCAAGGTCCGTTACCTCAGTCTACACTAATAAAGCATTTGAGTGAAGCTATGAGTCATTTTCGCTCTGGTTCGGAAGTGAAATAA
- a CDS encoding CPXCG motif-containing cysteine-rich protein, with protein sequence MQNTSEFYCAYCGEPNLTFIDFSAGMQQSYIEDCQVCCRPNILYVRIDEDTLDIEIDSEYEG encoded by the coding sequence ATGCAAAACACATCTGAATTTTATTGTGCTTATTGTGGGGAACCAAATTTAACTTTTATTGATTTTAGTGCAGGAATGCAACAAAGTTATATAGAAGATTGTCAAGTTTGCTGTCGTCCTAATATTTTGTATGTCAGAATTGATGAAGATACCCTAGATATTGAAATTGATAGTGAATACGAAGGCTAA
- a CDS encoding SRPBCC family protein, with amino-acid sequence MLQFKHSSIIDAPVEVVWKLHERPDILQLLTPPWQPIQVIRREGGLNEGAITEFRLFLGLLPLTWLARHTEYEQYKLFTDEQISGPFESWVHRHEFELENGKTKLTDNITFSMPGGDSVEFLSGWLVQVQLEAMFRYRHYVTNRECESR; translated from the coding sequence ATGTTGCAATTTAAACATTCTTCAATTATTGACGCACCAGTGGAAGTAGTTTGGAAATTACATGAAAGACCAGACATACTACAACTACTCACCCCACCTTGGCAACCAATCCAAGTAATTCGTCGTGAGGGGGGACTAAATGAGGGTGCAATTACAGAATTTCGCTTGTTTCTTGGCCTGTTACCTTTGACTTGGTTAGCACGTCATACTGAATATGAACAATATAAACTGTTTACCGATGAACAGATATCTGGTCCCTTTGAATCTTGGGTACATCGCCATGAATTTGAGCTAGAAAATGGTAAAACCAAATTAACTGATAATATCACTTTTTCTATGCCTGGTGGCGATAGTGTCGAATTTCTCAGTGGTTGGTTAGTACAAGTTCAATTAGAAGCGATGTTTCGTTATCGTCATTATGTGACTAATCGGGAATGCGAATCACGATAA
- the crtW gene encoding beta-carotene ketolase CrtW — translation MIHFKRLLRFPTKKLNPVAGMFIAIVIISIWAISLIFLMSIDISNVNFLMLSPIILWQTFLYTGLFITAHDAMHGIVFPQNPKINHFIGSLCLSLYGLLPYQKLLKKHWLHHHNPASEIDPDFHDGKHKNFLAWYVYFMKNYWNWSQIITLIIIYNILVYIFDMPRNNLTYFWVIPSLLSSLQLFYFGTFLPHSEPSNGYIEPHRAQTINRPIWLSFMTCYHFGYHEEHHKYPHAAWWQLPKIYKQCE, via the coding sequence ATGATTCACTTCAAACGACTACTTAGGTTTCCAACCAAAAAATTAAACCCAGTAGCAGGGATGTTTATTGCTATTGTCATTATTAGCATCTGGGCTATTAGCCTGATTTTTTTAATGTCTATTGATATCTCCAATGTCAATTTTTTAATGTTATCTCCTATTATCCTTTGGCAAACATTTTTATACACAGGATTATTTATTACAGCCCATGATGCTATGCATGGAATAGTATTTCCACAAAACCCAAAAATTAATCATTTTATTGGTTCTTTGTGCCTATCTCTTTATGGTCTTTTACCATATCAAAAACTTTTAAAAAAGCATTGGTTGCATCACCATAACCCAGCTAGTGAAATAGATCCTGATTTCCATGATGGTAAACACAAAAATTTCTTGGCTTGGTATGTTTATTTCATGAAGAATTACTGGAATTGGTCGCAAATTATCACTTTAATTATTATCTATAATATTCTAGTTTACATTTTCGATATGCCTCGTAATAATCTAACTTATTTTTGGGTAATTCCTTCGCTTTTAAGTTCATTACAATTATTTTATTTTGGTACTTTCTTACCCCACAGTGAACCAAGTAATGGTTATATTGAACCTCATCGCGCCCAAACTATTAACCGTCCTATTTGGTTGTCTTTTATGACTTGTTATCATTTTGGATATCATGAAGAACATCATAAATATCCTCATGCAGCTTGGTGGCAACTACCTAAAATTTACAAGCAATGTGAATAA
- the hrcA gene encoding heat-inducible transcriptional repressor HrcA produces MQVQLTNRQQHILWAIVRHYIATAEPVGSKALIEEFDLGVSSATIRNVMGVLEKSGLLYQPHTSAGRIPSDSGYRIYVDQLITPSLQDATGSWLLRARSISQDRGTEAVNKEVEAALQQLRPGEDWGLEALLHGAAQILATLSGCITLITMPQTSTAQLRHLQLVQIESSKIMLIVVTDGYETHSKVMDLFTASSETKPDPEVIDHELQIVSNFLNSHLRGRSLLELAHLDWSELDQEFQRYGEFLKNSLLELTRHTFAPATTQIMVRGVGEVLRQPEFSQVHQVQTIIHLLEEEQEQLWRLICEEPETEDAGKSRVTVRIGAENPLEPIRTCTLISSPYRRGSVPVGSVGVLGPTRLDYESAIAVVAAAADYLSEAFS; encoded by the coding sequence ATGCAAGTCCAACTAACCAATCGACAACAGCATATACTTTGGGCAATTGTACGCCACTATATTGCTACCGCAGAACCTGTTGGTTCCAAGGCTCTAATTGAGGAGTTTGACCTGGGTGTTAGCTCCGCTACAATTCGCAATGTGATGGGAGTTTTAGAAAAATCTGGATTACTTTACCAACCTCACACTTCTGCTGGCAGAATACCTTCTGATTCTGGTTATCGCATTTATGTTGACCAACTGATTACACCTTCTTTGCAAGATGCTACAGGTAGTTGGCTTCTCCGTGCGCGTAGTATTTCCCAAGACAGGGGTACGGAAGCTGTCAATAAAGAGGTAGAAGCTGCATTACAACAACTTCGGCCTGGTGAAGATTGGGGTTTGGAAGCCCTACTGCACGGAGCTGCCCAAATTTTGGCAACTTTGAGTGGCTGTATTACCTTAATTACTATGCCGCAAACCAGTACAGCACAGTTACGACATTTGCAATTAGTGCAAATTGAATCAAGTAAGATTATGCTGATTGTGGTGACTGATGGTTATGAGACACATTCTAAGGTGATGGATTTATTTACAGCGTCATCAGAAACTAAACCAGATCCAGAGGTAATTGATCATGAGTTGCAGATTGTATCTAATTTTTTGAATAGCCATTTAAGAGGCCGCAGTCTGTTGGAATTAGCTCATCTGGACTGGAGTGAATTGGATCAAGAATTTCAACGCTATGGCGAATTCTTGAAAAATTCATTGTTAGAATTAACTCGTCACACTTTTGCACCAGCTACTACACAAATTATGGTGCGGGGTGTAGGAGAAGTTTTGCGTCAACCAGAGTTTTCCCAAGTACATCAAGTACAAACAATTATCCATCTGCTGGAAGAAGAACAAGAACAACTATGGCGGTTAATTTGTGAGGAGCCAGAAACAGAGGATGCAGGTAAGTCAAGGGTGACAGTTCGGATTGGTGCAGAAAATCCATTAGAACCAATTCGCACTTGTACTTTGATTTCTTCTCCCTATCGTCGGGGTTCTGTACCAGTGGGAAGTGTGGGAGTTTTGGGTCCAACAAGGTTAGACTATGAAAGTGCGATCGCTGTTGTAGCCGCAGCCGCAGATTACCTCTCAGAAGCTTTCAGTTAA
- a CDS encoding rhodanese-like domain-containing protein, which yields MTGQSFIQISVEELAQRLAAGDSGLQLMDVREPQEVAIASIEGFVNLPLSEFAQWNEEVSTRFDSEAETLVLCHHGVRSAQMCQWLVAQGFTNVKNIGGGIAAYSILVDPSVPQY from the coding sequence ATGACAGGTCAATCTTTTATCCAAATTAGCGTAGAGGAACTAGCACAACGTCTAGCTGCTGGTGATTCGGGACTACAGTTGATGGATGTACGAGAACCCCAAGAAGTGGCAATAGCCAGCATTGAGGGCTTTGTTAACCTTCCCCTCAGCGAATTTGCTCAATGGAACGAAGAGGTTTCTACTCGCTTTGACTCGGAAGCTGAAACCCTTGTACTCTGTCATCATGGTGTTCGTTCTGCCCAGATGTGCCAATGGTTAGTGGCGCAAGGATTCACAAATGTTAAAAATATTGGTGGTGGTATTGCTGCCTACTCTATACTAGTAGATCCTTCAGTTCCACAGTATTAG